A region from the Palaemon carinicauda isolate YSFRI2023 chromosome 9, ASM3689809v2, whole genome shotgun sequence genome encodes:
- the LOC137647096 gene encoding uncharacterized protein: MQRCCGCCVSLQKGVVAIGVLSMICSSLLTVGYGSAAGTLEEHVTACRGGRAKDLMGILPSCEDLSDASTLLAARIFVYVQVSVWLLFFVFSVLLIVGAVKERSGLLVPWLVLSVVVIGAIIWAGVRASLTRRTYDLLACVLATLVCTYCCCVVRAYSKHIKRQSLIPVVVPTYPHTRLCCENPYAHAGEIRELPPAYSLHPPTNCPAKKKPLPTGLGVKI, translated from the exons aTCTGCAGTAGCCTTCTGACGGTAGGCTACGGGTCAGCTGCTGGTACGTTAGAGGAACACGTGACTGCCTGCAGAGGAGGAAGGGCCAAGGATCTCATGGGGATACTGCCCTCCTGCGAAGACCTCTCCGACGCCTCCACACTCCTCGCAG CAAGAATCTTCGTGTATGTCCAAGTGTCCGTGTGGCTCCTCTTCTTCGTATTCTCGGTCCTCTTAATTGTTGGAGCTGTAAAG GAGAGAAGCGGTCTGCTGGTGCCTTGGCTGGTCCTGTCAGTTGTGGTGATTGGCGCCATCATCTGGGCCGGCGTCAGGGCTTCTCTCACTCGCCGCACGTACGACCTCCTGGCGTGCGTGCTTGCCACGCTAGTCTGTACGTACTGCTGCTGCGTGGTACGTGCTTACTCCAAACACATCAAGCGACAGTCCCTCATCCCAGTCGTCGTGCCCACGTACCCGCACACGAGGCTTTGCTGCGAGAATCCGTACGCTCATGCTGGGGAGATCCGCGAATTGCCACCAGCTTACAGTCTCCACCCTCCTACCAACTGCCCGGCGAAGAAGAAACCTCTGCCCACGGGACTCGGAGTCAAAATATGA